One Mycolicibacterium parafortuitum DNA segment encodes these proteins:
- a CDS encoding PhzF family phenazine biosynthesis protein, translating into MAIDVTVLRVFTDQDGTFGNPLGVVDSAAVDPRDRQRIATELGYSETIFITLPPEGTHSAQAHIHTPTTELPFAGHPTVGAAWWLRDRGMPVKTLQVPAGIVQVTYRGDVTSVSARADWAPAFSIHDVATVDELAAADPDDYDDDGAEHYLWTWLDKEAGTIRSRMFAPSLGIREDEATGAAAVRITEYLSQDLTIVQGKGSVIETTWTPEGWVQVAGRVVDDGVRQID; encoded by the coding sequence ATGGCCATCGATGTGACGGTGCTTCGCGTATTCACTGACCAGGACGGCACATTCGGCAACCCGCTGGGCGTGGTGGACTCCGCCGCCGTCGACCCGCGGGATCGGCAGCGCATCGCCACCGAGCTCGGCTACAGCGAAACCATCTTCATCACTTTGCCTCCGGAGGGCACGCACAGCGCGCAGGCGCACATCCACACCCCGACCACGGAACTTCCGTTCGCCGGGCATCCGACGGTCGGGGCGGCATGGTGGCTCAGGGACCGCGGGATGCCGGTCAAGACGCTGCAGGTGCCCGCCGGAATCGTGCAGGTCACCTACCGCGGCGACGTGACCTCGGTCAGCGCCCGCGCCGATTGGGCACCCGCCTTCTCGATCCATGACGTAGCCACCGTCGATGAGCTCGCCGCTGCCGACCCCGACGACTATGACGACGACGGGGCCGAGCATTACCTGTGGACCTGGCTCGACAAGGAGGCCGGCACGATCCGGTCCCGGATGTTCGCACCGAGCCTGGGAATCCGTGAGGACGAGGCGACCGGGGCGGCCGCGGTACGCATCACCGAATACCTCAGTCAGGACCTGACCATCGTGCAGGGAAAGGGTTCGGTCATCGAGACGACCTGGACCCCGGAGGGTTGGGTGCAGGTCGCGGGCCGCGTGGTCGACGACGGCGTGCGGCAGATCGACTGA
- a CDS encoding trypsin-like serine peptidase has translation MRRALRAALRLIAGATLLTVLAGCAGPEAPPAVPSPAPPTAQAARPDPRIGALFIGDDVHVCTGAVLAASADVILTAAHCVAEGVDTTFVPGYTEEEDAGDAGRWRVDAVYLDPRWVTDQDPAADFAVVRVSRDDGARLDTVVGSGFRLGTAPGPGREFTVTGYPAGVGGGPVACAAATAGAREGFPELHCDGVVAGFSGAPWVSGSTVSGLVGGLDGGGCVEETSYSPPFGAALDLLLSRAEAGGPGDTPPDSFDDGCN, from the coding sequence ATGCGACGAGCCCTCCGCGCCGCACTGCGGCTGATCGCCGGCGCCACGCTGCTGACCGTGCTCGCCGGTTGCGCCGGTCCCGAGGCGCCACCGGCGGTACCGTCGCCTGCGCCGCCGACGGCGCAGGCTGCCCGCCCCGATCCCCGCATCGGGGCCCTGTTCATCGGCGACGACGTGCACGTGTGCACCGGCGCGGTGCTGGCGGCGTCGGCGGATGTGATCCTGACCGCCGCGCACTGTGTCGCCGAGGGCGTGGACACCACGTTCGTCCCCGGCTACACCGAGGAGGAGGACGCCGGCGACGCCGGCAGATGGCGCGTCGACGCCGTGTACCTGGACCCGCGCTGGGTCACCGACCAGGATCCCGCGGCCGACTTCGCGGTCGTGCGGGTCAGCCGCGACGACGGAGCGCGGCTGGACACCGTCGTCGGCAGCGGGTTCCGGCTGGGTACCGCGCCAGGGCCGGGACGTGAGTTCACGGTGACGGGCTACCCGGCCGGTGTCGGGGGCGGGCCCGTCGCATGCGCGGCCGCGACAGCCGGTGCGCGCGAGGGATTCCCTGAACTGCACTGCGACGGGGTGGTCGCGGGATTCTCGGGCGCACCGTGGGTCTCGGGATCCACGGTGTCGGGTCTGGTCGGCGGTCTCGACGGCGGGGGCTGCGTCGAGGAGACCTCCTACTCGCCGCCGTTCGGCGCGGCGCTGGACCTGCTGCTGTCGAGGGCTGAAGCCGGCGGGCCCGGCGACACA
- a CDS encoding proteasome assembly chaperone family protein has translation MADEVHDPGQQYQPEQTGMYELEFPGPQLSAPDGRGPVLIHALEGFSDAGHAIRLASQHLKNTLDTELVASFAIDELLDYRSRRPLMTFKTDHFTHYDEPELKLYALRDTVGTPFLLLSGLEPDLRWERFITAVRLLAERLGVRRVIGLGSIPMAVPHTRPMTLTAHSNDKELIAEHQPWISEVQVPGSASNLLEFRMAQHGYEVVGFTVHVPHYLAQTDYPTAAETLLVEVARNASLEIPTTDLTTAAAAVFDKINEQVGASPEVAQVVEALERQYDAYVAAQENRSLLARDEDLPSGEELGAEFERFLAQQAGEKKRKDGDDSPRDGV, from the coding sequence ATGGCAGACGAGGTTCACGATCCCGGTCAGCAGTATCAGCCGGAGCAGACCGGCATGTACGAGCTCGAGTTCCCCGGCCCGCAGCTGTCCGCCCCCGACGGCCGCGGCCCGGTCCTGATCCATGCCCTGGAGGGCTTCTCGGACGCCGGCCACGCCATCCGGCTGGCCAGCCAGCACCTGAAGAACACCCTCGACACCGAGCTGGTGGCGTCATTCGCCATCGACGAGCTGCTCGACTACCGGTCACGGCGTCCGTTGATGACGTTCAAGACCGACCACTTCACCCACTATGACGAGCCCGAACTGAAGTTGTACGCGCTGCGCGACACCGTCGGCACCCCGTTCCTGCTGCTGTCGGGCCTGGAGCCGGACCTGCGGTGGGAGCGTTTCATCACCGCGGTGCGGCTGCTCGCCGAGCGGCTCGGGGTGCGCCGGGTCATCGGTCTCGGGTCGATCCCGATGGCGGTGCCCCACACCAGGCCGATGACCCTGACCGCGCATTCGAACGACAAGGAGCTCATCGCCGAGCACCAGCCGTGGATCAGCGAGGTGCAGGTGCCCGGCAGCGCGTCGAATCTGCTGGAGTTCCGGATGGCGCAGCACGGCTACGAGGTGGTCGGTTTCACCGTGCACGTGCCGCACTACCTGGCGCAGACCGACTATCCGACCGCCGCCGAGACACTGCTCGTCGAGGTCGCCAGAAACGCTTCGCTGGAAATCCCGACCACCGACCTGACCACGGCGGCCGCTGCGGTGTTCGACAAGATCAACGAGCAGGTCGGCGCCAGTCCCGAGGTCGCTCAAGTGGTGGAGGCGTTGGAGCGACAGTACGATGCCTACGTTGCCGCACAGGAGAATCGATCTCTGCTCGCGCGCGACGAGGATCTGCCCAGCGGAGAGGAGCTCGGTGCCGAATTCGAGCGATTCCTCGCCCAGCAGGCCGGCGAGAAGAAGCGCAAGGACGGAGACGACAGCCCGCGCGACGGCGTCTGA
- a CDS encoding alpha/beta fold hydrolase — protein MSERKPNLQPVRDLTPTLQYRTIHGYRRAFRIAGSGPAILLIHGIGDNSTTWSSVQTQLAQRFTVIAPDLLGHGKSDKPRADYSVAAYANGMRDLLSVLGIDSVTVVGHSLGGGVAMQFAYQFPQLVERLILVGAGGVTKDVNIALRVASLPLGSEALAVLRLPMVLPALRLLGRLGAPVLGSTGVSRDIPDMLRILADLPEPTASSAFARTLRAVVDWRGQVVTMLDRCYLTQSVPVQLIWGSHDSVIPMSHAEMAHAAMPGSQLEIFEGSGHFPFHDDPDRFVELVEKFIDSTEPAVYDQDFLRDLLRTGISENTITGDVDTRVAVLDAMGSDERSAT, from the coding sequence GTGAGCGAACGCAAACCCAACCTGCAGCCGGTGCGCGATCTCACCCCGACGCTGCAGTACCGCACCATCCACGGATACCGGCGCGCGTTCCGGATCGCCGGGTCCGGCCCGGCGATTCTGCTCATCCACGGCATCGGCGACAACTCCACGACGTGGAGCAGCGTGCAGACGCAACTGGCCCAACGGTTCACCGTGATCGCCCCCGACCTTCTCGGCCACGGCAAGTCCGACAAGCCTCGTGCCGACTATTCGGTGGCCGCGTACGCGAACGGCATGCGGGATCTGCTCAGCGTGCTGGGCATCGACAGCGTGACCGTGGTCGGCCATTCCCTCGGCGGCGGCGTCGCGATGCAGTTCGCCTACCAGTTCCCGCAGCTCGTGGAACGGCTGATCCTGGTCGGTGCCGGAGGTGTCACAAAAGACGTCAACATCGCGCTGCGGGTGGCGTCGTTGCCGCTGGGCAGTGAGGCGCTGGCGGTGTTGCGCCTGCCGATGGTGCTGCCCGCGCTGCGGCTGCTCGGACGGCTCGGCGCGCCGGTGCTGGGCTCGACGGGCGTCAGCCGCGACATCCCCGACATGCTGCGCATCCTTGCCGACCTGCCCGAGCCGACGGCGTCGTCGGCGTTCGCCCGCACCCTGCGCGCGGTGGTGGACTGGCGCGGCCAGGTGGTGACGATGCTGGACCGGTGTTATCTCACCCAGTCGGTGCCGGTGCAATTGATCTGGGGCAGCCACGATTCGGTGATCCCGATGAGCCACGCGGAGATGGCGCACGCCGCGATGCCCGGATCCCAGCTGGAGATCTTCGAGGGTTCGGGCCATTTCCCGTTCCACGACGACCCGGACCGGTTCGTCGAGCTCGTCGAGAAGTTCATCGATTCCACCGAGCCCGCCGTCTACGACCAGGACTTCCTGCGCGACCTGCTACGCACCGGCATCAGCGAGAACACGATCACCGGCGACGTCGACACCCGGGTCGCGGTGCTGGACGCGATGGGCTCGGACGAACGCAGCGCAACCTGA